The sequence below is a genomic window from Lolium perenne isolate Kyuss_39 chromosome 4, Kyuss_2.0, whole genome shotgun sequence.
ATCCTATTAAAGTATCGAGCAAAGGTACACATAATTCAGATGATGACAACCGTCCCAAGTCTAAAAATGGAAGACCTCTATCGTACGACGAGCACAAAATTAAGTGCGGGGCTTGCAAAGAGCCAGGTCACAACCGGCGCAGCAAGAAATGCAAACTTAACAACAAGTGAGTGCCTACAAGCTGTCCTActtacataattcaacaaaagtaGCATTTTATAATTAGCATGTAATTTCCAATGCAGGTAGTACAAGAACTGTTACCATTATATATGTACTGGCGGCATCAGCAGTGGACTCATGCATCATCTTATGTTGAATGGCAACTCTTATAGATGTAGGGGTTTAAGTTTCAGACGATGAACCTACTGTTTGTAAAGTGGTGGATATGTTCACTCTGGTGTCTTTTGTGCTAATCTATGTAATCGTCGCGACTATTTGAACTACCTCTCTCTTTTTATGTGAAATTGTATGTTCTTTTGCTGAACTTCAATAATCATGGAAGGATTACTGTGTTTATTATGTTTTTATGAGTGATTTGTACTGAACTATGTTCTCTTTTTATGAGTCAATTAACTCAATTCTTGTAAAGCTGATTTCTACTCGGTGGCTTCTCTTTTATGTATCCTGTTTTTTTCTTCAATTTTTTCTATATTATTGTTTGCTTTCATGTTGGTTCTCTGTACTATAGTTTTATTCTTTCCTATAATGTTTCACAATAAATCGTAATATTTTCGATTCCATTACAAATTTGTGATAACACAAAGAATTATCTTTCCTAAATGATGTTAAAATAATAAACCAACAATTTTTTTTGCATGCGTGGATGTTGAGCTTTACGTGGTGGGTATAGCATGTCTTGGGCCGATAGAGTTGGCGGCCCAATTAAATATAAAGCCTAACTCGATGGGCCGTTTCTATTTAACAAAGTGTTCCCTAACTCGCTGTTAGGGTTCGTCTGTGTTGCCTATGTCTCGCCGCGGGGGTGATCGGCGGCTGCACGCGATCGTGAACTCATCGGATAGAGCGGATCCGATGGACGGCGACCACGGATGGGCGAAGGTTACATCTGTTGTGCATTACAACAGAGGGAAGATGAAGACTGCGGCAGCACATACCCTAGTTGAGCCGGTTAGTACCTGATTATTTGCTGTTTTATAAAAGAATTCTTCCATAACCCATAATCTGCTATGATGAAATATAGGATGATGACGAAGGCATGGTTCAGTTTGTTGATGTTTTGCCGCAGTACGAGTTTGATCCATTGTACTACGGTATTGAGAAGAACACAAAGAACAGGTGTGGCCACTCGGTGTTCCCTGCTCGCCGTGTTTGCAACGACGGTTACGACACTGGAAGACGGTTTTTGGGTTGTCCATATGAGGTATACTTTCAAACCATATAATTTCATGTTTGAACTTTATTTATATGCTATGTTTTCATATGATATGTTTTCTTTCAGGGAATACATACATGCGCGTATGTAGAGTGGGTTGACAGTGAATGGAAAGGAAGAGAAAGATATGTGATAGGGCAACTATCCGAGAAGATCAACAAGGTGCAGAACGAAAATGAAGACAAAGAAAAAACCTTGAAGATACAATTGAAAATGCAGAGAAAAGTGTTGAAGTCTAAGGACAATATTATTTGCTTTCTAGCAACAATGTGTGTTGCAATGTTTGGGTTAGTAGTAGGAATAATATGCAagcatttcaagtagttgttttaTTTGCAACATATTCAAATTAGTCAGGTGTGTAATTGGAAATGTCAAGATGAAAAAATTATTTCCAATGATGTGGTCATGTCAAAATATCATGCAAGTGTGTTTCGGTGTGTGGATGAAAAATTAAATGTGGTTTCAGATGAAATGGAAGTGTGTTTTTGTTTGTACCTGAAAAATGCTACTGTGTGTGAGTTTGTAGCTGAAAAAAGGCTACTATGCATATCCGTTCGGAACTTTAGCCCCATTTTTTGAAGCAACCTATTTTTCAACCTCCTCCAAATGTCCTCAAAATTTTCACACATGGTATGTAACAGAAATAAACATGGAATGTGATGATATTTTTATCATTATGAATATTTTTGAATTAGGATGTGGCGAAAAGGGTTTTATGGTGAATATGAGTCTAACTTGCACTAAAATAGAGAaaacaccttggatggggccaatattcttGTAGAGTGAATGGTGCAGGCATgtgcaagtgtggcctcaccctagcatGCCCATCTACCTGATTTACCCAAAAAATGCATGTTTCCGCTTAAAACCCTATGTttcgggtgtctgggtgcaactaacCATGGTGTACCCCACAATATTCTTGTAAACTTAATTTTTAAATGTTTTTTATTAATAATTGATATTACATACATGGGAGCCTATAAAAAAAATTTGAGGTGATTTAGAGATGGTCGAAAAATTCACTTGCTCTACGACGGACCGTTTGGTATAACTTTATCCCCATTTTTTAAGCaagtgattttttcgacctcCTCCAAATCACCTCAAATTTTGTAGACATGGTATGTAACACAAACAATCATGGAATGTGAAGATATTTTTCATTTTTAGATATTTTGGAAGACCTAGTGGATgctccatggttgggaggtgccgatacaagggttttagggtcaaaatgggtctaccatggcctaaaacatacccaaccaccttggatggggccaatatttggcacacttgtgcatgctggtgtgccccacccttttttaattgctctttgtaggttggtttttgcattcatggtgatcccatggttgggaggtgccgatacaagggttttagtgtcaaaatgggtctaccatggcctaaaacatacccaaccaccttggatggggccaatatttggcacacttgtgcatggtggtgtgccccaccctttttggattgctctttgtaggttggtttttgcattcatggtgatcccatggttgggaggtgccgatactagggttttagggtcaaaatgggtctaccatggcctaaaacatacccaaccaccttggatggggccaatatttggcacacttgtgcatgctggtgtgccccacccttttttaatttctctttctaggttggtttttgcattcatggtgatcccatggttgggaggtgccgatactagggttttagggtcaaaatgggtctaccatggcctaaaacatacccaaccaccttggatggggccaatatttggcacacttgtgcatgctggtgtgccccacccttttttaatttctctttctaggttggtttttgcattcatggtgatcccatggttgggaggtgccgatactagggttttagggtcaaaatgggtctaccatggcctaaaacatacccaaccaccttggatggggccaatatttggcacacttgtgcatggtggtgtgccccacccttttttaattgctctttctaggttggtttttgcattcatggtgatcccatggttgggaggtgccgatactagggttttagggtcaaaatgggtctaccatggcctaaaacataccaaaccaccttggatggggccaatatttggcacacttgtgcatgctggtgtgccccacccttttttaattgctctttctaggttggtttttgcattcatggtgatcccatggttgggaggtgccgatactagggttttagggtcaaaatgggtctaccatggcctaaaacatacccaaccaccttggatggggccaatatttggcacacttgtgcatgctggtgtgccccacccttttttaatttctctttctaggttggtttttgcattcatggtgatcccatggttgggaggtgccgatactagggataAGGTGCACGCGCCAATACAAACTTTTCCCCTAAAATTTGagtaacaaaatcttgattataatatatgtatatagtatcgttggattcacaTTGAAAATACACTTTATAATGATACTAATCTAATACAAATATTAATCATGTATTTGAAGTAATGTTTGGCAAAcatatccgccggctcagtcttctggaggtgctcataggggtagggtgtgcgtgtgtgcgttcataggggtgagtgtatgcgcgtgtatatgagcgtctgcgtttgtactgtgtttctcaaaaaaaaaaaaaaaaaaaaaagctcctAAACCGATGACTTGTAGAGCAACGTGGCAAGGGAGAGGAGGCTATGGTGACGTGTAAAGCTACCTGGCGAGGGACCTGAGGCGTCCGCGCATATAAAAGCTTCGTCTCCCACATCTGCGGCCATTTCCCCCCGTTCCCCACCTCTCCGAGAATCTCTCCGCCAAAaaacccctctccctctccatcTACCTCGCTCCGCCGGTAGTTTAGGTTTTCGCATCGCCGATCCAGTCGATTCGGCGGCGATGGAAGCTGCGGGAGTAGCAGTTGGCGCGGACGATCTGGAGAACTTGGCGGCCGTCGATGTTGCTGCATCGGCGGAGGCGGTTGGAGGCGAAGGCGGTGGTGGAGAGTCCAAGATTACGGCGGTCGCTGCGAGGTCCACCGTCGTCGATGCCTCTCGTCATCGGGTCGGTCGTCGTCGGCCCGGTGGTCGCGGCACGGGCGGATCTGGACGCGGAGGAATCTGCGGAGGAGGATTCGTCGTCCTTGGCGGAGAAGGCCGTGCCGGATCTGCTCGCTGCGCCGGCGTCCGGCGACGTCTCGGAGGTGAAGCCGGACTTGCATATGGAGGTAACTGCTCGTTCTGCCCCTTTTTTCCCTGTGGATTAACGGGTCTACCAGGCTACCTTATCCAAACAACATCTTAATTACTTGCTCTGATAATGTTGATACTGGGTAGGTTATGCTCGGGGTTTACTCTGACGTTATCACGGTAGCAACTATGGAGCTTAACTAATGTTCTATGCTGTGCCGTGATGTTTGTTCATTTTGTTCATGTGCTGGATAGTTGCACAAGGATCTCTATTGTACAAATCAGAGGGAGTAGTTGATGTAAATGAACTATGCCTGATTACAAATGCATAACACAAGTTAGAATCTCAAATCATGATAGTGATTCTTAGTTTTTACACTAGGTCTAACCCTTTTAAGTATTTTACTTTTGCAATAGGTACTACTAATTGCATGATATGGTCCACATAACCTAGCTTATAAATTCCATGTTTCGGTACTTTATTATCAAATTTAATTACTGCGCCGTAGGAAAATACAGCAACTTATAAATGTTGATCAAAATCATTTCTATTACAGAATAATAAATAAAGCATTTCTGTATGACATGATTACCATTACTTGTTTGTAATTAATAATAAGGACTTAGGAGTTAGGAGTATACATAAGATGATACAATGAAAGAATGTTAAATATGATATGGATTATTGTTTCCTTTTTGATTTTTTGGTATGCAAACTATTTTGATGACTTTTTCCTTGAGGGGATTAATGTGTGGATTTATCTTTTTGGTATGTAGGTTGGCGAAGGGTCTAGGAAGAGGAAGCGGGAGGACGTGGAACATGTGCCTCCTCCAAACCAGCATGAGGAAGAACTCACATCTGCTGATGCAGCAaaccaggaggaggtggtggaaccTGTGCCTCCTCCAAACCAGCATGAGGAAGAACTGTTATCGCAGATGCAGCAaaccaggaggaggtggtggaaccTGTGCCTCCACcaaaccaggaggaggaagaacctGCGATGCTGATGCTGCAaaccaggaggaggtggtggtgctcGTGGATGGTCCATACCAGGACTTGGAGGAATCTGATGGCTCGCTGGAGGTGAGCAATATATTTAGTTGTGTACCCTTCCATCTATTTCATTTTGTTTGGTTTGCATCTGTAATTGTAATTTGTACACATTGTTCTTGTCTAGTATGACTCACAGGATTCTGCGGAGTCGGTTGACAGCAGGAACATGGGGTCATTCAAAAGGAAGCTCCTGGAGAAGCTGCATAATGGGGACCTGCCTTTCAAGAAGCGTGGGAAGTACTTCTGTCCATGGCACAGGTCGAAGCCGAAGGGTGGCAAGCTTGATCATCTGAGGCAGCATGCCGAGGAGCTAGCCATCTCTGGCACCTCTAGGCAGATTAGGGTACAGCATTATGGACTGCTGGTGGTGCTCTCTGTCGAGGATGATGCCTAGATGTTGTGGACTGATGTGATGTTGTTGCTTTTGCTTTATGGCGTTGAACTATGTCAGTAATGAGTGTTGAACAAAGTTAGTTTTGTAAATAACTAAGTTATTTACCTAGTGTGACCATCTATTATATTGATGGTCTTATTTTGTGAATATGTGTGGAACTAAGTTATGTAATTAAGTATAATGTATGTATTGGTGTGCTGATGCTTAGCTATGTCTTGCCTTTGGAATGATGGTGGTTGCATGTTACATCCATATGCATCATCTGGTGCAACTTGTCATCTGCATAATTGTGCCGAGAAAATTGCTGATGGCTTCGGAATGCTGGTGGTTGCATCTTTGAGCACTTTGCGTCGCCTTGGTTGCCCTCCTCTCCACAGTAGCTATGTCTGCACTGAATTGTGCATAGGTGTACCAATTTTATGTTGTAATACAAAattacagaataaaaatataaatgagttgagtcaGTCGGGCCGCATTAGGATAACTTAATAGTTCCGGTGGCCCAGTATTACCCAAATTGAAAAGCTAAAAAATAATGGCCTGACGGCCCATCCCGCACCTATATACAAGCTCAACGCTTTCTTATACCCTAATCGTGGGATTGCCTGATAAATTATTCCCATTTTTTTGCCGTCGCCGCCTCAGAACCCTGCGTACCATTGTGGAGCTGTCGTCGGTGAGAGGTATGATAAAACCCTATGCATATCCGTCCGGAACTAGATCATCTATCTCCCTCTCGTTGCTCATCTATCTCCCCTCTATTCTCCGTGCGGTTGTTTCGACAATTGATCAAATTGTCGACAACACATAGATCTCATACATTAGGCTGCAGCAATTATTGCCCAAGTACATGCGCCATGTTAGATCTGTTTTTCATCCGATGTCCCGGGCCTAATATGCATTCATTTTTGTCATCTATTTGTCGACAACACCTACATTAGCTACGAGAATCGCAATCAGTTTCTCATCTATTTGTCGACAACACCTAGATCTGCTACGATGCTCGCAATCAGATTCTCGTCTATTTGTCGACAACACCTAGATCTGCTACAGTAACATGCAGTACTAAAAGATTGAATCTTGTACATTTTGAGGTCATACTATTGAAGTTGTCATGTAACATATGTCATAGATCATCATGAATGTTACATTAAATGCATTTTTTATAACTATGTTTGATCACTCGTAATGGTATGAAGGTGAACATGGACGCTCACGTACCTGAAGTTGTTGCTCCTGGGGATGCGCAGAAAAGAATTACTATGAGAGGTAAGAATGATCCTTCCAACAAAAATGTTTCAGTACATATATTATTGTTCATTAATATCCAAAATTATGCATTCAGGTCCAGGAATTATGGGGAATGCAGATTTTGACTCCTTCGTGTGTTTGCCAATCTGGTGGAGATGGATGATGAACAACTTGCTAGATCGAAGCGTGTAGTTTGTAAGCACAACCCAAGTAGACCCCTCTATGTCTTCACCATAAAAAATTCAATCATCATCAAGGGCAAAGCCAAAATGGTAATCAATTTTTGAATAAATCATAAGCCATCATTACTGTCCAAGCGTATGTCAAATTTTTTTGCTAACAAATGATTGCTCATTGACTCCTTTTGCAGTACTTCTCAAAGGCCTACACCATGGAGTACATTGTGAAGAATCTGAAATTACCATCCGAAATTCAAGTCTTTTCCAGGAATAGAAAAGTTGCTAAAGTTAGGATGGTCTTGAGCAAAGTAGGGAAAACTGCCATGATTACCTCAAATTGGATGGATGTTgtgaagcaaaataagatgcaagtTGGTGACATCTACATATTCTGGTTTCGTGGTAGCAAGGAGGGTGGTCTGAAGCTCCTAGTTGATCAACTATGAAATCACCACGTATTTTAAATGCTTACACATGACAACTGTGTCATGAAACATGGACATTAGTGTGTGCTACATATTATGTTTGATTAATTGTTAACGCATGTTTTATTGTCATGACATTAGTGTGTGCTGCATATTATGTTTCAATAATGATTTACGCATGTTTTATTGTCATGAAATAGTGGTGTTTGCTATTAATCGATCACATAAGCACTGCATAAAAAGTGGCGTCATCATGCACCAAATCTAGGCCATATTGCGTAGCTTCAAGCTGTGCAGGGCCCGCGTAAAAAGGTAGCCCATTTCGGTGTGTTCCCACATAACGTGATTTAATTTCGGCTGGGGAGTTGGCATTTTTTGTGCAGGGCAGTTCACAGCGAGTCATCTTCCGTCCCCTTCTTTCTCCTGCTCATTTGCCATTTATTCTCATAAAGGCATTTCCCACCGATTCATCTTCCCTCCCCTTCTTTCTCCTTCTTTCTCCACACTGCCCTCTTCGTCTACCTCTCCAAATGGACCAGGAAAGAGAGTTCAGCAATCACAGCACTGACATGGATCAGGAAAGGGAGGTTAGCAATCAGAGCAGTGACACGGATCAGGAATGGGAGGTTACCAGTCACAAAACTGAAATCCGGAAGATTGTCGCACATCAAACTGAGATTGAGGTTGTCTACACCGACGACAACCATAAAGCAGCCGAGATTGTGGACATGTACGAGCAGTGGTTGAGCAAGGATGAATACAAGTTCATGGGCCTGGACTTCGAGTACTGCGACCCGGAGTACAAAGGTGACTATCGGATCGCCGTCGTCCAACTGGCGATGAAAGATCACGTATTGGTCTACCAATGGTCAAGGTATGTATATTTGATTTTTACAGTGGCTCTTGCAAACTTGAAATATGAAACCCGGTTTTACATAACCTCTATCATCTTGATTTGATGCTTCATGCTAGTTCATTTCTGTGATTTGATATTTTTGATGTGGTTACTTAGTTGTTATTTAGTTACTCATGTGCCTGTAGTTATGGTAAATCCCCCTCACAAACATAGTACTGGTACTCATTCATCTTTAAGGATAAAATCTGAACTTCTAAATCCATTTGAATGTACTGATATGAACCATGATATGTACTTCCATTCAAGTTCAGACAAAAAATGTTAAATGACACGTAGGAATGAAATATTATCACATAATTTCATTGCATTTCACAACTCAATTTCAGCATTTTTTCCCAACAATATTTTACCAGTTAATCTTTTCCATTTTTATGGTGGAGCAGTAGCCAACCGTGGTGTCCCAAACTCATGGATTTCCTACGCAGTGGTGTCCACTTTGCTAGCGTCGATATCAGAAATGACAGAATAGCAATGCAGCGAAGTTGGAATATTGAGATACCAATTGAGTACCACATCGATCTGCAGGACTTGTTCCAGCTTGAACGCGACAGGACTGGGATGGCTGACATGGCAGCCGCACTCATCGATATGAGCTACAAAGGAATGAAGAAAGAATTCCCATCTGTCCAGCACAAGTTCTGGGAGAAGAATCCCCTCGATGAAATTAATCTGGAGTATGCAGCCAGAGATGGGTTTGTGGCGTACAAACTGTACCATATAATCCGTCAATGCAACTATGGACAGCGCCACCGGCTACCTCCGCAAGCAACACCAACTGCATTGCAACCCAGTTCAACGGGCGGCACAAAGGCTTCTTCATCGAGCAGCAGCAAAGGAAAAGAATTGGCTGGCACCAAGCGCCCAAGTGGGGATGAAGCGTGGACACACACTCGCATCACTGATGGGCATGAATATTGGACTGCCGCGTCCTGGAGTTTTCCCATGTGTTATCAAACAAGCCCTCCTCGTTTTCGTGGGGGCCACTGGGACGAGTGGCCAGAGGAGAAGAAGCCGAAGATAGATTGGAGTGGTGCTGCCCCAAACACACCCTAGATAGATCTATGTTCTGTGAAGTGTGTATGTTGATACTACGGTTTTGTAAATGGGTTGAACTACTTGACTAAATGCAAagtgtgtgtgtgcacctgaAAAAATCTTCAACGAAATTGATGTGTGTACGTGAAAAATTCTAGTGTGTGTGAGTGTGTAGCTGAAAAAAGGCTACTATGTTGGTGTATGATTCTTTACAAATGCAAAGCGTGTGTCTACACCTGAAAAAATCGCACAACGAAAATGATACCGACTTGGTACACTGTGTTTGTGTATGTAGCTTAAATGTTACTTTCAGTGTTTGTGTGCAACTGAAAAATCATCAAGAAATCATGATCAAAAAATATGTACGTGTGTGTCTGTATGTGCACCTcaataaaacaagaaacaagaatATATGATTAAGCAAACAAAATAATAGGATAGCCATATGTCTTGAACAAAACGAAAAAGTATTCATGGTCACTTGACAACATAACATAGTTGATAGAAGGAAAAAAGCTATTCATGGTCAGGAAACCTTCTTCGGGACTAAAACCTAACCACTCAAACTTTTATCTTCCATTTTCTATGTCTTCTTGTTGATCCTGGAAGCGACGGACCGAATTCTCTCTTTCACCATCTCTAACGTGTTCGAAGGTGATAACATCATTTCAGCGACAATTCGTCTTCGCCTTCCATTAATTTTGATCTAAACAATATTACGAAATATGGGTTAGATGTAACACATTTTTGTTAATCCAAGGGTGTACATACAGACGATTTTTAACAAACCTGTGAAATCTCTGCAGTCATCCGGTCCCCATCCCAATGCTCCATGCATTCCATCACAAACAATCCACAAGAGTTCCTGTTGTAAATGCAAAATCTCGATAACGTTAATCCTCTCATGTATTGATCATAAACTTAAATTGGTGTAACATTAACTCACCCGTCATGTTGCTGCGGCATGTCGTACTCTAATATCGGCCACTTTGAAACGTCGGGATGATTTCCACTCGTGACTTCGTTGGCCACTTGCATGTCATCTGCAATTTGGCGCCGCTGTAGAGAGATAACAGTTATGCTAATTTGCGCAATTCAGTGTGTTAGAAGTAATGTGGACAATTTGTTTTTCACTTACAAGTGCCTCAACAGTCTCCAACGTAAACTCTAGAGGATAAAGCGAGTCGAGAACTTGGAATTCTTGCTTTGGTGTGTGCATGACAACGGTCGTCCAGTGTGTATTGCCAATGTTGAGTGGAAAataaacctgcaaaaaattagaaCATATGAAAAAAATGAGATGTCATTCGGCAAGTTTATTAGCAGAGTACTACAATATTTTATAACAATCATATATTACGTACCTTGTCACGGACGGTGTATTCCGTCAACACTCTACCAACCGCGCCAGATCTTACCATCGCGCTATCCATGTTCTTGCTGGATTCTTTGGGTTTGTCTCCGGCAATTGCCCGGTCTACTAGATATTTTGATCTCCATGCTGGACACAAGAAGCGATCATCCCCAACACGGAGGTTCAAATGCCcaatgtaaccatcaatgacctgCGAATAACATAATGACATTATATGTTAATAACATACATGTAAATATTAAATGTATGGAATAGATGTGTTCTACACACTTACATCATCGGACAACCATTTTTCGTCGAGAACAACACGTAGCCGCTCAGCGTTAACTTCATCGCCCCTGGCACTCCGGTAAACATTCTTTTTTTTGTGCTGGTCTGAGCGAGATGCAAGCTCGAGGAAGACTATAGCTGCGTCTACAAGTTCAGCCGTCAAATCGCATGATGCATCCGGTTTTGCATTTTTATCTGCTCCAGATTTATCATCGAAATTCAGAGCTGCATGCATATGAAAATGATTAGCAAATACAACATTTCTTATAGAGAATATTAAAAATAATGGGACAAATAAACTACCTTTTGTGGATGAACCACGGACTTGACGCTTGGAGCGTCTGTCTAGAGCATAGGGAGATTGAAATTTTTTGGGAATTGTTCGCTTCCTCTTCCCAGCCAACTCATCTTCCTTTGATTTAGATAAGAACTTGCTAATACTTACTGCGTCGAGATCAATTTCTGAATCTGATGTCACCGGATCAGCATTTTCAATGATGAACGGATTATCCGGTGTGCTACCAACATCGCCAAATGGCTTTCCTGCTGGAGTACCATTCAGTCCACCAGCCTTGTCAGGTGTGCGCATAGCATCATTTGCATTCTTGGTAGTACCATTCTTAGCAGGCTCCTTTAATTTTTTTTCCAATTTATCAACTTCATCAGCCAGGTTCATGTCAATGATACGAATAGAATCTCCACCTCCTGCTGAATCGCTCTCTTCCTTGTACATGAACTCTTTTTTATCACGAGGGCCGTTCCGGAAAGAGTTGACATCTTCCTGGTCCTCCATGTTACCGGAAACCGGTGCGGCTGCTGGTTTGTAAGTCACGCCTTCCTTATTAAACATCTCCAATGTTCTCTGCAACACAAAAATATATAAGTTCATGAACGATTGCATTTTCAATAACAAAAGAAAATGACACAACAATTAGGCGTTTCACCTGAGCACATAAGGCAGGGATGGTAGCCAACATCTTCTGCAATTGTGCATCTAGGTAACCCGTTAAACGATTTATCAGAATTTCCGTCTGACCGTTATCAATGGGTTTTGGAGCCTGTTTCTTTTTTGGAACAGCACTCGCGGGCTTGGCGTTATTCTGATGAGCAGCCACAGGATCTGGCACAACTGGCTCCATCATCCGATACTCTTCAGTGATATTTTCATCAATCTGCACGTtatataatgcaagagttaagtaCTACAGTTTTGAATTGATTATTTACAAAATTAAGTGTGCCTATTCGTAACACTGAAATTAGTACCTTCACGTTACCACGACCTCGACCATTCTCATAGTCAAAATTGTCTCTCCGCGTGGCAGCTGCTTCATTCCAGTTCCTCATTAGAGGGCGCATGGACAGTTTAGGATTAAATGCACAGTCGCCTTCTAGCGGCTGACATTTTTCCCAGTACAAGTACTGCATGCATGTAAACAAAGGAGAGTAAATTAATTATCTATACGTGAAAAATGCAGTGAGATGTAGTATGCACAACACTCCGACATAAGACCATACATACCTGCAACATTCCTAAGTTCCCTTTTGGCCACTGACGGATTTGTCTACCTTTTCTTACCAGCCTAATGCTATCCAACAGAACCCTAAGAGTGAATGCATTCCAATTGATTTTTGAGATTCGGTTCACATCTTCTACCAGTGCATAGAACTTGTGTGGGACAATCTTCGTCGCCATAGGAGCAAGTACTGTTCCCAGAAGCACTAGCACTACCCTCCTCAGGAAGTCATCATCGGCAAGTTTACTTTTAATGATGTCGTCAATTAATTCGTCGATAACGATGTTACCGGTTGATTTGCTTATGAACTGTGGTGGGATGCGATGCTTCACGTCTTCACCTTCCTCAGTAAGTATTTCCCCAGCAGAAAATCCTTCATTAACCAGACCAAGGAGACACTCAACATCAACAAAACCAAGAGACACCACGCCATTGTTCTCTC
It includes:
- the LOC139839177 gene encoding uncharacterized protein, with the translated sequence MARLTVDQRARLALTNLRSMMMIPSVKMRTILIRFMLDVFDPATGTFEIGENNGVVSLGFVDVECLLGLVNEGFSAGEILTEEGEDVKHRIPPQFISKSTGNIVIDELIDDIIKSKLADDDFLRRVVLVLLGTVLAPMATKIVPHKFYALVEDVNRISKINWNAFTLRVLLDSIRLVRKGRQIRQWPKGNLGMLQYLYWEKCQPLEGDCAFNPKLSMRPLMRNWNEAAATRRDNFDYENGRGRGNVKIDENITEEYRMMEPVVPDPVAAHQNNAKPASAVPKKKQAPKPIDNGQTEILINRLTGYLDAQLQKMLATIPALCAQRTLEMFNKEGVTYKPAAAPVSGNMEDQEDVNSFRNGPRDKKEFMYKEESDSAGGGDSIRIIDMNLADEVDKLEKKLKEPAKNGTTKNANDAMRTPDKAGGLNGTPAGKPFGDVGSTPDNPFIIENADPVTSDSEIDLDAVSISKFLSKSKEDELAGKRKRTIPKKFQSPYALDRRSKRQVRGSSTKALNFDDKSGADKNAKPDASCDLTAELVDAAIVFLELASRSDQHKKKNVYRSARGDEVNAERLRVVLDEKWLSDDVIDGYIGHLNLRVGDDRFLCPAWRSKYLVDRAIAGDKPKESSKNMDSAMVRSGAVGRVLTEYTVRDKVYFPLNIGNTHWTTVVMHTPKQEFQVLDSLYPLEFTLETVEALRRQIADDMQVANEVTSGNHPDVSKWPILEYDMPQQHDGNSCGLFVMECMEHWDGDRMTAEISQV